From the Candidatus Binataceae bacterium genome, the window CCCGCAGGCAGGTCGAGCGCTCGGCCACCTGCTGCGTGATCGTCATGAAGTACTGATCCCAGCTAGGCCGCTTTCCCCCGCCGCCGGCGCCCATCTCAGAGTCCCTTGAGGCGCACAGAGGCGGGCAACCGCGGCAGCGCCGGCCGATGGTAAACCACGCTGTAGGTGTTGTCCTTGGGCTGCTGCTCCTGCGGATTCTGCGTGCCCTCGGAGTACCAGGCCGGCACCGGCATGAAGGTTACGATGAACAACGCAATCGTCGCCCAGGCGAAAATTCTCCGCCGCAGATCGAGCGGCGTATCCGCGTCAACCGTCGCGGGATGGCCCAGACCGAGGAAAAACAGGAACACCACCCAGAAGAGCCATCCGCCCCAGTACGCCGAGCCCATGAACAGCGGCACCGCCACCATCATCACGCACGCCACGATGAACAGGCGGGCGATCGTGCGATGCCAGCGCCCGAGGAGCGCATAGACCACGTGGCCGCCGTCGAGCTGGCCGACCGGCAGCAGGTTGAGCGTCGTCACCAAAAGCCCGATCCATCCGGCAAACGCGATCGGATGCAGGTTGACGTTGACCGAGTTCGGATCGACGCCCAGCACCGCGTACGACAGCCCCCAGAACAGGATCGAATTGCCGAGCTGAAGCCCTCCGCCTGACGTGTCGAGCGGCGTAACCTCGGAGAGTTTGAGTCCGATCGCGACCGCCAGCACCGCCAGCACCGCCCCGGCCCACGGCCCAGCCGCGCCGATATCGAACATCACGCGCCGCGTGCGCGCAGGCGATCGCATGCGGATAAACGCGCCGAAGGTGCCGATGAAGAATATCGACGGCAGCGGCGCCGGGATGAAATACGGCGGGGTCACGTCGACGTTGTTGCGCTGCGCCACCAGGTAATGGCCCATCTCGTGCGCCATCAGGATCGCCATCAAAGGGATCGAAAACGACAGCCCCGCGATGAGATTGCCCAGGGTTGCCGGATGCGCCAGCGACACGAACGCGCCGGCCATATCCGCCCCGGCCATCGTCGTGGTCAGCAGCGTCAGCAGGAACAGTACGACGTGCACTCGCGTCACGCCCATAGGCCGCGCCCGCGAGGGCGCGACCACTTCGGGTTCGTACACGGGAGGGGACGTGACCCGCGGGATGTCGGTTAAGACCTGCGATTCGTCGTGTGCGGTGGAATCATCCATTAGCTATATGGCGCTCGTGCCTGTTCGGTGCTGGATTATCTAGACGACCCATGAGGGGCTGTACGCCGCAGCGGCCGGACGGTTACTATCGCGCCCGGCCGGGCGGCAAACCGGCGCGCGGCGCTGCCATCGCGCACGGCAATCTCCAGCAGATCGAAGCTTCCAAACGTAGCGAGAGGAACACCTTTGCGAGCGTCGCCGTACGCTCGAAGTATCTCCATCGGCGCGCCCTTTCCGATCCTAACGGAAAGCCGCATACCGGGAAAGCGCGCCTTAAAGCGCGCAAGCGCCTCGCGCCCGATGTTGCTCACCAGGTTGCCGAATCCGTCAACATAGAGCACTTCGCCG encodes:
- a CDS encoding site-2 protease family protein → MDDSTAHDESQVLTDIPRVTSPPVYEPEVVAPSRARPMGVTRVHVVLFLLTLLTTTMAGADMAGAFVSLAHPATLGNLIAGLSFSIPLMAILMAHEMGHYLVAQRNNVDVTPPYFIPAPLPSIFFIGTFGAFIRMRSPARTRRVMFDIGAAGPWAGAVLAVLAVAIGLKLSEVTPLDTSGGGLQLGNSILFWGLSYAVLGVDPNSVNVNLHPIAFAGWIGLLVTTLNLLPVGQLDGGHVVYALLGRWHRTIARLFIVACVMMVAVPLFMGSAYWGGWLFWVVFLFFLGLGHPATVDADTPLDLRRRIFAWATIALFIVTFMPVPAWYSEGTQNPQEQQPKDNTYSVVYHRPALPRLPASVRLKGL